Genomic DNA from Oscillatoria salina IIICB1:
GCGGTGCTGGAGGGAACGCCGATTTTCCCCAATGAGCCGTTTTTGCGGGTGGAAGCCCCGCTTTGGCAGGCGCAATTAGTCGAGACTTATTTGCTGAATACACTTAACTACCAAAGTTTAATTGCCACTAGAGCGGCACGGATGCGCGATGTGGCGGGCGAAAAGGCAAAGTTGTTGGAATTTGGCACGAGAAGGGCTTTTAGTCCTCAAGGGGCAATGTGGGCTGCTAGAGCGGCTTTGGCTGCGGGGATGGATTCGACATCGAATGTGTTAGCAGCTTTACAGCTTGGGAGAAAGCCAAGTGGGACAATGGCTCATGCTTTGGTGATGGCGTTTGGGGCAATTTCGGGGAGTGAGGATGAGGCTTTTGCAGCTTTCAGTCGCTATTTTCCGGAGGCTGCATTGTTAATTGATACTTATGATACAGTCGCTGCCGCCGAACGTTTGGCAGAACAGGTAAAGAGAGGCGAACGAAAAGTTGCTGGGGTGAGGTTAGATTCTGGGGACTTAGCAAAATTATCGCAAAAAGTGCGATCGCTGCTGCCGCAAGCAACTATTTTCGCGAGTGGTGACATTGATGAGTGGGCGATCGCGCAATTAAAGCGAGAAAATGCTACCATCGACGGCTATGGTGTCGGGACGCGACTGGTGAGTGGAAAACCAGTTAATGGTGTCTACAAATTAGTGGAAATTGACGGTATTCCGACTATGAAGCAGTCTAGCTCAAAAGAAACTTATCCGGGACGCAAGCAAATCTTTCGTCATCAAAACAATCGCGACAGATTAGGTTTAGCTTCGGAAACTCCTACCAGCGAGGAAAAGCCACTGTTGGAGTTAGTCATGCAACAAGGTAAGCGAATCCAAGAAAGGGACAGTTTAGACGAGATTGCCGCGAGAGTTGCTGCTTCTGTAGCTAGTTTACCCCAGGAAACTCGTCAAATTGACGAACCTCAACCAATTAAAGTGGAAATTTCGTCAGGATTGCAACAGCTAAAAACCGAAGTCGAACAAAGATTAGAACAAGAAAGTTGTCGTTAGTCGTTCTGAGGATATATGAGCAGAATAGCATTATTTGGCACCAGCGCCGATCCACCGACAGCCGCCCACCAAGCAATTATACGCTGGTTAGGAGAACATTACGATCGCATCGCAGTCTGGGCATCCGATAATCCGATGAAAAGCCATCAAACTCCTTTGTCACACCGGATGAGGATGTTGCGATTGTTAATTGCTGATATCGACAGCGACGTTAAGAATATTAAACTACATGAAGAGTTAAGCAATCCCAGAAGCTTACATACCGTCCGCAAAGCCCAGGAAATGTGGGGAAAGGAAAACGAATTTACCTTAGTAGTCGGTTCCGATTTAATTGCCCAAATGCCCAAATGGTACCAAATTGCAGAACTACTCGCACAGGTTAAAGTATTAGTAGTCCCTCGTCAAGGATATACGATCGCTGATGACGATTTAGAGGAAGTGCGAAATTTGGGTGGAAACTGCGAAATCGCTGATTTCCAAGCCCCCCCAGTTTCCTCAACCGCTTATCGCGAACAAGGAGACACGAATATTATTACCCAACCTGTTGAGGACTACATCCAACAAGAGCATTTGTACCTATGCCACAACCAGGCACAAACACGCTAAGACAACAAACTTTAGCCAACTTCAAAGTTGGGGTAGATAACGTCATTTTTTCCGTCGATACCAAGCATAACCGATTGCTGGCATTGTTGGTGAAACGCGATCGCGAACCGTTTTTTGGGAGTTGGAGTTTACCAGGAACTTTAGTCCGCGATGGGGAATCTTTAGAAGCTGCGGCGCATCGCATTCTAGCGGAAAAAATTCGCGTGAATAATCTCTACCTCGAACAACTTTACACTTTTGGCGGTCCGGGACGCGACCCTAGAGAAGCCCCTGATAGTTACGGAGGGCGTTATCTTTCGGTAAGTTATTTTGCTTTAGTCCGTTATGAGGAAGCTGAGTTAATTAAGGAAAATTGTACGACGCGAAATTCTTGGTTCGATATTCAAAAAACACCTCGGTTAGCTTTTGACCATAATCGCATTTTAGATTATGGTTATCAACGTTTGCGGAATAAATTAGAATACAGTCCCATTGCTTTTGATGTGTTGCCGGAACTGTTTACTTTAAATGAAGTTTACCAACTTTATACGACGGTTTTAGGTGAGAATTTTGCCGATTATTCTAATTTTCGTACTCGCTTATTGAAGCTAGGTTTTCTATCAGATACGGGGGAAAAAGTCAACCGAGGCGCAGGTCGTCCAGCTTCTTTATTTCGCTTTAATGCGGAAGCTTTTGCCCCATTGAAAGATAAAGCTTTAGTTTTTGTTTAAAGGAGGAATTTTAGTTATGAGCGTTCTTTATCAAGATGATTATATTGTTTGCGATGATGACGGGATTACAATTAATTTTTACTATTTTCCTGTCGGGAGCAAACGAATTCTTTATAGTGATATAATTAGTTACCAAGAAGATTCTCGGAACTTTTTTCCTAGTTCGGGACGGATTTGGGGTATGGGTTTCACTCCGGAATGGTTTAATTTAGACCCTAAACGTTTCTGGAAAACTAAATATATCACCATTGAAGAAAAAAATAATTGGGTGAAATCAGTAATTACGCCGGACAATGGGGAAGCAGTCATGGCTATTTTAAAAGAAAAAGTCAGTTGATTAGCTTGAATTAAATTATCTCGGTTGAGTTAGAAAAAAGGTAATTTTATTAGATAAAAATTGAGTAATTAAATTTCAGTTAAATGAGCATACTTGATGAAGTAATTAACCGAAAAAATAACCGATAAAATCTAAATTTTAACCACAATGAAAATCGCGATCGCACAACTTAATCCGATAATTGGCGACCTCAAACATAACGCAACCGAAATCCTTGCGGCGGCGGAAATAGCTGCAAAGCAAGGAACGCGGCTACTACTAACTCCGGAATTATCATTATGTGGCTATCCCCCACGAGATTTACTGCTATATCCGGGCTTTGTGGAATTAATGTTAGCAGAATTAGAAAATTTAGCCGCAAAATTACCCAAAAAAATAGCAGTTTTAGTGGGAATCGTAGACCCAAATCCCCAAGCTGGGGAAATGGGTCAAAAACCTTTATTTAACAGTATAGCCTTCCTAGAAAATGGGCAAATAAAGCAAATATTTCACAAACGTTTATTACCCACTTACGACGTTTTCGACGAAGACCGTTATTTTGAACCAGGACGAGAAAGTAATACCTTTATTTTAGGAGAAAATGGTCAAGAAATCCGCGTCGGCGTGACTATTTGTGAAGACTTATGGAACGACGAAGAATTTTGGGGAAAACGCAGTTATGAACAAAATCCGCTTCAAGATTTAGTAGTAGCAGGAGTAGATTTAATTGTCAATTTATCCGCTTCTCCTTATAGCGTCAGCAAGCAAAAAT
This window encodes:
- a CDS encoding nicotinate phosphoribosyltransferase, coding for MMRENRQLSLRAEDYSLLTDLYQLTMGACYAGEGIDLKRASFELFARKLPDRFGYIIAMGLEQALDYLEQWYFTPSQIESLQATGIFAGAPARFWSILESGRFSGDVWAVLEGTPIFPNEPFLRVEAPLWQAQLVETYLLNTLNYQSLIATRAARMRDVAGEKAKLLEFGTRRAFSPQGAMWAARAALAAGMDSTSNVLAALQLGRKPSGTMAHALVMAFGAISGSEDEAFAAFSRYFPEAALLIDTYDTVAAAERLAEQVKRGERKVAGVRLDSGDLAKLSQKVRSLLPQATIFASGDIDEWAIAQLKRENATIDGYGVGTRLVSGKPVNGVYKLVEIDGIPTMKQSSSKETYPGRKQIFRHQNNRDRLGLASETPTSEEKPLLELVMQQGKRIQERDSLDEIAARVAASVASLPQETRQIDEPQPIKVEISSGLQQLKTEVEQRLEQESCR
- a CDS encoding nicotinate-nucleotide adenylyltransferase → MSRIALFGTSADPPTAAHQAIIRWLGEHYDRIAVWASDNPMKSHQTPLSHRMRMLRLLIADIDSDVKNIKLHEELSNPRSLHTVRKAQEMWGKENEFTLVVGSDLIAQMPKWYQIAELLAQVKVLVVPRQGYTIADDDLEEVRNLGGNCEIADFQAPPVSSTAYREQGDTNIITQPVEDYIQQEHLYLCHNQAQTR
- a CDS encoding NUDIX hydrolase, coding for MPQPGTNTLRQQTLANFKVGVDNVIFSVDTKHNRLLALLVKRDREPFFGSWSLPGTLVRDGESLEAAAHRILAEKIRVNNLYLEQLYTFGGPGRDPREAPDSYGGRYLSVSYFALVRYEEAELIKENCTTRNSWFDIQKTPRLAFDHNRILDYGYQRLRNKLEYSPIAFDVLPELFTLNEVYQLYTTVLGENFADYSNFRTRLLKLGFLSDTGEKVNRGAGRPASLFRFNAEAFAPLKDKALVFV